aagaaaagataaataaataagatggcaaatataataaaaagaaatcaacaaataaaagtaaataaacaaataaaattaaagcactttaagtaaataataataatgagcatgtaaataaataaataaattaacaccaaatgaaacaatagtaatgaataaaattatgatatatatatatatatatatatatatatatatatatatatgcatgtatgtatgttagaattataaagtatatataaaatatatataatatattttaaaatataaagaatatataaatatatatatatataatatgtacatatgtacatatgcgtcggtatataaaaattatagaatatgaaaataatgaaatacaTGTAAAAAGGGTAGGTATATATGTACAAAATGTATGTAagtatacttatttttttaagattataaagtaaatgcaaaaagaatatatgtatgtatatctaaactatcatataataataatatgatgaataaaaatgatataaataataatagaaataataatcataataataaaagataataacattaaaataatgaagaaaaaaaaaataataataaaagtgttaaaaaaggactaaatcgaagtAAAAACAAAGATACTGGGCGAATTTAAACATGGAAAATACAAAGGGGACTCATTTATAATGCGTGCGAAGCCTAGGGGATCGATTTGGAAAATATCCCGAGCCCTACACGCAGCGTTTTGACACGGGCTGAAATGAAACATATGAGAAATTATGCGACcgaatttaaaaaacaaaacaggaCTAAATTGCACCAGAGCGCTAAGGAGGAGGGGCCTCGCGCGCAAATATCCTCTCCagcgaaaacacgcggatcctccggGTCGGATCGAGTCGACGGGCGGATCTGGgggcaaaacggcgtcgttttaacGCCTGGGGCTATGgcgcaaaacggcgccgttttgagtgcttataaaatcaaaaaaaaaaatttaacttcattttctgctctttcaaagaaaaaaacaaattctcTTAAAAAATCCTCTCTCCTTCCAGTCCGTAGCCCAGAATCCGACGAGAAGAACCGCCGTCGACGCCGTCGTGCCGGCCACCGTGTAAATtcaaaggtaatttttttttgctttcttttatatgttatatatatatatatatacaggttttaaaaaataaaagaaacaaaatcaaacacaaatagttcgaaagaaaaaaaataaagaaaaaaaataaaaatagaaaaggaaaatagatatACCGAAAAATGGGTTAttgaatctgttttttttttttgcttttttatttctttaaatcgTGAAAAAGGGGGGCAGCCCCATTACAGATCTTTGAATGACTTTATAGccatttttacaatattttttatttattacttgtGATTTCTTTCTCTAGTTTTGCAGGCAAGTGGCGATGGGACGTGCGGTGGCAGAAGCTGCGGTGGCAGGGCAAGTGGGCGACATGACCGTGGCGGCTGGTCAGCAGATGCGGcgctagggtttcttttctgaaaccctagtttgactttGGGGGATTGGGCCGGTTGTGTAGTTGGGCTAGGTTATTGGGCTAAATTAGGCTGCTGTTTTGTTTGGGTTATGTTGTATAGGTTTTGGGTATTGGGTTTGTAATTGATTTTTGGGCTGGGCAAATATTGGGCTGTACAGAGAACATAATTCTACTTTATGTGTTCTCATTCACTTGAATCAACTATGTGTTGGGGTAAAAAAACAATGATAAACTTtacaaaattaaagataaataaagagataaattaatacataaagataaataaatgatttatctTAGATAAATAGAAGTAATTTATCTCCTATTATATGTATATCcacaataatttattatttataaatattaaatattaaattaaaaataatgtaaatatatattttatcttagatagaaagaaataatttatcTCCATggataattacaataatttattatttataacaattaaatgttaaattaaaaataataatatgacggacttcaaataaataaatttgggttaattgtttatcatattttagtcaaattgaccccaagataaacattaaattatgcATACATTACTATAATAAATAGTGAATTGTGGCCCAtataattttaacttgattAGTATTGACATTCTTACTAGTGCAGGAGAATGTCGATTTAAATGctattgaaatatattttcgtcctatttaaagtttgagaTAAGCTATAGATagtttcatatattatatatatatataaaaaaaaacttatatcataaaaaactataataagattaatgttcccaaaaaaaaaccaaataaataatttaagcaTGACAATAAGAAGAATACCATATTCCATATATACCTCCTACAtatcatttatataaaatttatataatataaagtctTGTTCAAAACACCAATACTTAAATCTTAGCTTCAATGGAAGAGATGAAATCTTTGATTCTTCCCCATTCAGCCTCAACActcttctcttcttcctcaCCAACCTTGGCAGTGGCCTCACACTCTGCCAATTCCTTTCCCAATGCATCcaactccattttcatttccttgCAACTTCTGTATATCCCCTTTCGTTCAGCCAACAtcttctcctttctcttttGTGCTTCTTCAACTTCCTCACGGAGGGCAGCAAGTGTTTGATCCACCTGTTTCACCTCTGTTTCGACCTCCTTATATCTGATTAGGCTACTCTCCAAATTACAAGTCATCGTCCGCTTCATAGATTCCTTGGCGGTAAGTTGATCCTTGTCCTGCACTGCTTTCGCTGCTCGGTTAGCTAGTTCTTTCAATCTTTCGTCCAAGCCCAACAACTCATTCTTTTGATCAATTGTAAGGGTGGTGGAGGAACCATCAAAACTAGCTAGGATCATGAATGCCTGCTTAAGTGGAGAAAACTTCCCTGAATCGTTAAGATTAACGGGGGTTGTATTCAAGGCTTCGTTTATTTTAGCCAGTGCTtcctttgcttcttctttaGAATAAACAATTCTAGAGCTTGAAAGCTCGGACTCTAAGCTAGTGAAGAATGTGTTCATGTCTTCCTCAGCAGACTCTTCAGGTTCAATGGCCTGAAATGGCGGAAAAGAAAAGCAATAAtaagagatatatatatacgcattaATATTAACTGATTTAGGTAACGTACCACAGTCTGGCTAGAAGACTGAGTTGGTGAAGGAGGTGTGATTTCTACTGGTTTGGTTGTAGGAGTTTTCTGGTTGTCTATGACTGCCTTAACACAATCAGCTTCCTTGGCCTTAAGTTCATCCCAATCAGTTTTGACTATAAATTCATGGGAAATAAAATCTAGAGTCTTATCAGTGCAAACGTATACTTCAACCAAGCATGCATCATTAAGGAGATAGCCTCTTTTAGGGTCGTGTAATTCAGTAAGACGTAAGAATGAAGTGAAGCCCCAATCAACCTGCCTCGCGTTGAAACAATGGTGAGTGACTGCCAAAAACAACAGTGCCTTATCATCAACAACCAGTTCAGTACAGAAGCTGACAGACTCTACGAAGAAAGGATGGCATAGATAAAATATTTGGCATCTGGACTTCAACAGTTTTGACCATACCAACTCCTCAAACAAGCTGAGCTTTAGGTAATATGAATTCGAAGCTTCCTTTATAAACCCCGAAACTTCTTCGTAATGGCTCTTCCATGCttcattacattttatattgTCATTTGGTTCTAGTCtatcatttctatttctatgTATGCTTGTACGTGGAAAGCTCAAGCATTCCCCAATGAGACAGAGCCCCAGGTGAACAtacaaaataaatgcaaaacaGAACAAGAGGAAGCAATATCCATTGTTTTCCTAAAGCTTTGACAAATGACAAGTAACCgagtaaataagaaaaagagtcGAATTACACAATTGGTTGACGCAGTCACTCTTAAGACCTAGCATTCAGCATATCAGTGACCCTTCCCTTATTCCTATATTATGGCTATCTTATATAGGTTCTTTAAACCCATTAAATAAGAACAAGAATAAAATGCTGATCCCTTGTTTGTACTGCGAAATTGTGATTGCTGCAACAAATAACAATATACCTTTTGTACTGGAAGTTTCACGATCAAATTGATCGATGACTCCGAGCCCGACTTGGGCATATTTAGTCCATCCGTAAGGCAAAGTAGCTGAATCTGCAACATCTAAATAAATTGACAAATGATCCACATTGTTCCCCTTGGGGAAGATAAGAACTCGCCTGCCAAATAAGTTTGTAAATCTGAGTCATAGGGAGATAAAAACtggaaataaaaacataaagcaacaacaagaagaagaagatcaaaGTTACCATTTGTAGCCATCAACAGTAAAAACTTCAGAGTAGAGCTTTTTGACTTCAAGACTGGAGAAATTCTGAATCCTCCATGTGAACTTCTTTATTTTTACATCAATATCCATACATTGAAACTTACTATCCACTGCACTCAAAATCTTAAACATTACAGAACATACATAATAATAGAAGAAAGGATTATAAGTAGAAGCTCTATACCTGCCATTACGAGAGAATGTGGTGCTACCTGCAGTGCAGAAACGTGGAGGGGATGAAGATTCAAGGTTCCTTTGAGTTCCaagtttgtttaaatattgACAAGTCCTCTTCTTTTGTCAAAAGTCTAGTTGACTTAAACTACTTAGCTTTAGGCTatcctttattattttcttttactattttaaaaattaatagaaagttatgtaaataattttatatttatttaaaaaataaaaaatgatggCAATTCTATTAGTTGGGTCACTCAAGtattaatatatttctattttggttatctaatttcaaacattttcaattctATCACCAAAATTAtcaatgttgatttttttttttgcttatatgTCAAAAAGCCCTTAAGAAaatgcaaacaaaaaaaatcaattaagcccctatATTAAATTCACACTCAACTAACTTTCTAtcgttaattaaaataatcaatcaaGCCCCTCCGTTAACAATTTCCGTCATTGACTACGTTGactgttaaaataaattgatggaCCAATCAAATAGTGACAAATGGCAACTTTtggtttaatctaatattttcccctaaaaatcataaaaaattaaaaattataaaaagatattaaaatttatataaacttataaatattataaaaatataaaataaacaatgaaacctatttaatataaaatatatattagaattctttaaaaaaattaa
This genomic window from Gossypium raimondii isolate GPD5lz chromosome 10, ASM2569854v1, whole genome shotgun sequence contains:
- the LOC105776124 gene encoding MATH domain and coiled-coil domain-containing protein At3g58270 isoform X3 gives rise to the protein MAVDSKFQCMDIDVKIKKFTWRIQNFSSLEVKKLYSEVFTVDGYKWRVLIFPKGNNVDHLSIYLDVADSATLPYGWTKYAQVGLGVIDQFDRETSSTKVTHHCFNARQVDWGFTSFLRLTELHDPKRGYLLNDACLVEVYVCTDKTLDFISHEFIVKTDWDELKAKEADCVKAVIDNQKTPTTKPVEITPPSPTQSSSQTVAIEPEESAEEDMNTFFTSLESELSSSRIVYSKEEAKEALAKINEALNTTPVNLNDSGKFSPLKQAFMILASFDGSSTTLTIDQKNELLGLDERLKELANRAAKAVQDKDQLTAKESMKRTMTCNLESSLIRYKEVETEVKQVDQTLAALREEVEEAQKRKEKMLAERKGIYRSCKEMKMELDALGKELAECEATAKVGEEEEKSVEAEWGRIKDFISSIEAKI